The Tissierellales bacterium genome has a window encoding:
- a CDS encoding nucleoside phosphorylase codes for MIQPHILCERVSERVMLPGDPKRVDRVANFLDNVREIAYNREFKTIIGKYKGFEITVTSTGIGGASAAIALEELIACGGKFFVRIGSAGAIQSDINIGDLIISSSSVREDGASQMYVDKSMPAAADFELIKLLEKVATEKSYRYKIGMTRSHDSFYVDDELERMAYWNQKGILGSDMETAALYTIGYIRGVKVASVLNNVVLYESDVREGINEYVDESDLASEGERREIEIALEALIRI; via the coding sequence ATGATTCAGCCACATATATTATGTGAAAGAGTAAGTGAAAGAGTTATGTTACCAGGAGATCCTAAAAGGGTTGATCGTGTTGCAAACTTTTTAGATAATGTAAGAGAGATAGCGTATAACAGGGAATTTAAGACTATTATAGGAAAATACAAAGGTTTTGAAATTACAGTTACATCTACAGGGATTGGAGGTGCTTCGGCGGCAATAGCGCTTGAAGAACTAATAGCTTGTGGCGGCAAGTTTTTTGTTAGAATAGGAAGTGCAGGAGCAATACAAAGTGACATAAATATTGGAGACTTAATAATATCATCATCTTCAGTAAGGGAAGATGGAGCTTCACAGATGTATGTGGATAAGAGCATGCCAGCAGCTGCAGATTTCGAACTTATAAAGTTACTTGAAAAAGTTGCAACAGAAAAGTCATATAGATATAAAATTGGAATGACGAGAAGTCACGACTCATTTTATGTAGATGACGAGTTAGAAAGAATGGCTTATTGGAATCAAAAAGGGATACTTGGGTCAGATATGGAAACTGCAGCACTTTACACAATCGGATATATTCGAGGTGTAAAAGTAGCATCAGTATTAAATAATGTAGTACTTTATGAGTCAGATGTTAGAGAAGGAATAAATGAATATGTTGATGAAAGTGATTTAGCGAGTGAAGGAGAACGTAGAGAAATTGAAATAGCTCTTGAAGCGTTGATTAGAATATAG